In Flavobacterium sp. WV_118_3, one DNA window encodes the following:
- a CDS encoding efflux RND transporter periplasmic adaptor subunit gives MKRVFSILVLGLLLSCNSKEKKKVEDPQPPKVENDGSLITFTDKSIFNLFKTEVIGSGSLSGDLMAVGQVGATVLGSDSGSSNNIVLFENPELASNYTQLIQHQINIKQISNVNIKQRQIELARAKDLNQHGAMTGQELLNAQTALSMEMTNLSNEKAAIIEHEAMLKSAGFDPDLLRRAQKGAAYLVSDIPENQISKLKKGDTCRIQFTAYPNETFTGKIEAIADRVDFTTRMVKLRIGLNNADDRLKVGMYANVAFGLKSNNTISVPKTAIVTVQGKNYVFIQKNDSQFERKEVQIGQQIGDRIIIFGGVDNGSKVVKDGVMQLKGLSFGY, from the coding sequence ATGAAACGTGTTTTTTCAATTTTAGTTTTAGGGCTCTTGCTTTCCTGCAATTCCAAAGAGAAAAAGAAAGTAGAAGACCCACAGCCTCCGAAAGTAGAAAACGACGGAAGCCTTATCACGTTCACGGATAAGAGTATATTCAACCTCTTTAAAACCGAAGTAATCGGAAGCGGTTCCTTAAGCGGGGATTTGATGGCGGTTGGTCAGGTAGGCGCAACGGTACTCGGATCGGATTCCGGTAGTTCCAACAATATTGTGTTGTTCGAAAATCCCGAACTGGCTTCCAATTACACCCAATTGATCCAGCATCAGATTAATATCAAACAAATCAGTAATGTCAATATCAAACAACGTCAGATTGAGTTGGCCCGGGCAAAAGACCTGAATCAGCACGGTGCGATGACCGGCCAGGAGTTGTTAAATGCGCAAACGGCTTTGTCTATGGAAATGACCAATTTGTCGAACGAAAAAGCAGCAATCATCGAACACGAAGCCATGTTGAAATCGGCTGGTTTCGATCCGGATTTGTTGCGAAGAGCACAAAAAGGTGCGGCCTATCTGGTGAGTGATATTCCGGAAAATCAAATCAGTAAATTGAAAAAAGGGGATACCTGTCGTATTCAGTTTACGGCCTATCCGAATGAAACCTTTACCGGTAAAATCGAAGCTATTGCCGATCGGGTGGATTTTACCACGCGTATGGTGAAACTGCGCATCGGATTAAATAATGCCGACGACCGACTAAAAGTGGGGATGTATGCCAATGTGGCTTTCGGGTTAAAAAGTAATAATACGATTAGTGTACCCAAAACGGCTATCGTAACGGTGCAAGGTAAAAACTATGTGTTTATACAGAAAAACGACTCTCAGTTTGAACGAAAAGAAGTGCAGATCGGACAGCAGATTGGCGATCGGATTATCATCTTCGGAGGTGTCGATAATGGAAGTAAAGTCGTAAAAGACGGGGTAATGCAGCTTAAAGGATTGTCATTCGGTTACTAA
- a CDS encoding DUF190 domain-containing protein has protein sequence MVQAQIFIDKDELRGTRPLYEFILLFLLEKNIAGATAFNGFMGFGKHQKLKRPNREFSFDETPLVISFVDTKENVEEAIKELRNVYSGGLIITHAVEQW, from the coding sequence ATGGTACAAGCTCAGATTTTTATTGACAAAGACGAATTGAGAGGCACGCGTCCTTTATACGAATTCATCTTATTGTTTCTGTTGGAAAAAAATATCGCAGGAGCAACCGCATTTAACGGATTTATGGGCTTTGGAAAACACCAGAAGCTGAAACGGCCGAACCGGGAATTTTCTTTTGACGAAACACCGCTGGTGATCTCTTTTGTCGATACAAAAGAAAATGTGGAAGAAGCTATAAAAGAATTGCGAAACGTGTACAGCGGAGGATTAATTATCACACATGCTGTGGAACAATGGTAA
- a CDS encoding CusA/CzcA family heavy metal efflux RND transporter, whose product MIKNLLLFSLRNRWIVVGISIALMLVGYFCFTQLKIEAYPDIADTNVIVVAQYKGRAAEEVEQQVTVAIERALQNTPNVLDRRSRTIFGLGIVQLTFKDGTDDYFARQQVMERLATADLPDGVEVELAPLSTAVGEIFRYVVEAPPSFTPIQIRDLQDWVIKPYLLQTDGIADITTFGGPLKQFHIQLSPEKLRKYDLKISDIEEKVVANNINSGGNTIERGGQAFAVRGLGAIKSEKDIENIVIKTANGLPVFIRDVGEVEIMPPPPSGVLGYTFPDEKVDVNNGVEGIVLLRRYENPSEVLKSLKQRIADLQDHELPEGVKIRTMYDRSFLINHSLETVGHTLFEGISIVIIVLIFFLGSWRSALVVALTIPFSLLFAFIIMRLTGIPANLLSLGAIDFGIIVDGAVVMAEHLIRRYKKATIEERKEGIVKITMLSAQEVGREIFFSVAIIILAYMPILLMTRVEGKLFSPMALTLSFAVVGSMLAALTLIPVLISFVYNKVVSNTDSEIKEHKNIVLDYLDKKYSKLLSGLLNNYKKTVYIGMAVVFVLIAFGARLGSEFLPELDEGSIFIRGNFPAGISIQENSTYSPKIRKVISKYPQISYIITQAGRNDDGTDPFPANRNEILIGLKDYKLWSDTITKKELVKMVRTDLEHALPSVRFSSGQPIIDQVMEIVTGSAADLAVSIVGDDLQLMRSKADSIVSIVNKMKGSAAVNIEQEGPQEQLSIHIDREKTARFGINVSDVQDIIEAAIGGKAITTLYDGVKRYDIVVRYLPQHRANIDEIKSLLVTSTNGALIPIDQLADVSFIQGQTNIYHYNGKRMITVRTNIVGRDQVSFVKELEGKINKTVKVPKGYQIIYGGQYENLERAGKQLLLTIPLTIGLVFILLFSLYKNFKDTLITMACILFALGGGITALLLRGYYFNVSAGVGFVSIFGISVMAGVLLVSALNRANVGISDESSRETVEKVSKEQLRAILSILVLAVLGLIPAATSTGIGSDVQRPLATVIIGGLLSTLVFAPLIIPALYYWIHPTKKI is encoded by the coding sequence ATGATTAAGAATTTACTTTTATTCTCACTTAGAAACCGATGGATTGTAGTGGGGATCAGTATCGCTTTGATGCTGGTGGGCTATTTTTGCTTTACGCAATTAAAAATTGAAGCGTATCCGGATATTGCCGATACCAACGTAATTGTTGTGGCACAATACAAAGGGCGTGCTGCCGAAGAGGTGGAACAACAGGTTACAGTGGCTATCGAACGGGCGCTACAAAATACACCGAACGTACTGGACAGAAGAAGCCGTACGATTTTCGGTCTGGGAATTGTTCAGTTGACGTTTAAAGACGGAACAGACGATTATTTCGCCCGACAACAGGTTATGGAGCGATTGGCAACAGCCGATTTGCCGGATGGTGTGGAGGTCGAATTGGCGCCATTGTCAACCGCGGTTGGGGAGATTTTCCGTTATGTGGTGGAAGCACCGCCAAGTTTTACACCAATCCAAATCCGGGATTTACAGGACTGGGTGATCAAACCGTATTTGCTGCAAACCGATGGGATTGCTGATATTACGACCTTTGGCGGGCCATTAAAACAGTTTCATATTCAGTTATCACCGGAAAAACTGCGAAAATACGACCTGAAAATTTCCGATATTGAGGAAAAGGTAGTTGCGAATAATATCAACTCCGGAGGAAATACCATCGAACGTGGCGGACAGGCTTTTGCGGTTCGTGGACTCGGAGCGATTAAAAGCGAAAAGGATATTGAAAACATCGTGATCAAAACGGCCAACGGACTTCCGGTTTTTATCCGCGATGTGGGCGAAGTGGAAATCATGCCACCACCGCCAAGTGGGGTTTTGGGCTATACATTCCCGGATGAAAAAGTGGATGTCAATAATGGAGTGGAAGGAATCGTGTTATTACGCCGTTATGAAAACCCGAGTGAGGTTTTAAAAAGTCTGAAACAGCGCATCGCCGACCTTCAGGATCACGAATTACCGGAAGGGGTGAAAATCCGTACAATGTACGATCGTAGCTTCCTGATCAATCACTCGCTGGAAACCGTAGGGCATACCTTGTTCGAAGGAATCAGTATTGTGATTATCGTCTTGATCTTTTTCCTGGGAAGCTGGCGAAGTGCATTAGTGGTAGCGTTGACCATTCCGTTCTCGTTATTGTTTGCTTTTATCATTATGCGATTAACCGGTATTCCGGCCAACTTGCTATCGTTGGGAGCGATCGACTTCGGGATTATCGTTGATGGTGCCGTGGTCATGGCCGAACACTTGATCAGGCGTTATAAAAAGGCGACCATCGAAGAGCGAAAAGAAGGTATTGTAAAAATTACCATGCTTTCGGCTCAGGAAGTGGGGCGTGAGATTTTCTTCTCGGTGGCGATTATCATTCTGGCCTATATGCCGATTTTATTGATGACGCGTGTAGAAGGGAAATTGTTCTCCCCAATGGCGTTAACATTATCGTTTGCAGTAGTGGGTTCGATGTTGGCAGCGCTAACGCTGATACCGGTACTGATCTCGTTTGTGTATAACAAAGTGGTTTCGAATACCGATTCGGAGATCAAAGAACACAAAAACATCGTACTGGATTATCTGGATAAAAAATACAGCAAGCTACTTAGTGGATTGTTGAACAATTATAAGAAAACCGTTTATATCGGAATGGCGGTGGTGTTTGTACTGATCGCATTCGGAGCGCGTTTGGGATCGGAGTTCTTACCGGAATTGGACGAGGGATCGATCTTTATCCGTGGAAATTTCCCGGCGGGTATTTCGATTCAGGAGAATTCGACCTATTCGCCTAAAATCCGAAAAGTGATTTCCAAATATCCGCAGATTTCCTATATCATTACACAGGCGGGGCGAAATGACGATGGTACCGACCCGTTCCCGGCCAACCGTAACGAGATTCTGATCGGATTAAAAGATTATAAATTGTGGAGTGATACGATTACCAAAAAAGAACTGGTAAAAATGGTTCGTACCGATCTGGAACATGCGTTGCCAAGTGTGCGTTTCTCCTCCGGTCAGCCCATTATCGACCAGGTAATGGAGATTGTAACCGGTAGTGCGGCCGATTTAGCGGTGAGTATCGTGGGAGATGATTTGCAGTTGATGCGTTCCAAAGCCGATAGTATTGTGTCGATTGTTAATAAAATGAAAGGAAGTGCCGCGGTGAACATCGAACAGGAAGGACCGCAGGAACAGTTGTCAATCCATATCGACCGTGAAAAAACAGCTCGTTTTGGAATTAATGTTTCCGATGTTCAGGATATTATCGAAGCCGCGATCGGTGGAAAAGCGATTACCACCTTATACGACGGTGTAAAACGATACGATATCGTAGTGCGCTATTTGCCACAACACCGTGCGAATATCGATGAGATCAAATCCTTATTAGTGACGTCAACCAATGGGGCTTTAATTCCAATTGATCAGTTGGCGGATGTAAGTTTTATTCAGGGACAAACCAATATTTACCACTACAATGGAAAACGTATGATTACTGTACGTACCAATATCGTTGGACGCGATCAGGTGAGTTTTGTAAAAGAGCTGGAAGGAAAAATCAACAAAACGGTTAAAGTACCAAAAGGCTACCAGATCATTTACGGTGGGCAATATGAAAACCTGGAACGTGCCGGTAAACAATTATTACTAACAATTCCATTAACGATTGGACTGGTGTTTATATTACTGTTCTCACTTTATAAAAACTTTAAAGACACGTTGATTACGATGGCTTGTATCCTGTTTGCCCTTGGTGGCGGAATCACAGCCTTATTGTTACGCGGTTATTACTTTAACGTTTCGGCAGGTGTAGGATTTGTATCGATATTTGGTATATCGGTAATGGCCGGAGTATTGCTCGTCTCGGCGCTCAATAGAGCCAATGTAGGAATCAGTGATGAAAGTTCCCGAGAGACGGTCGAAAAAGTCTCCAAAGAGCAATTGCGCGCAATCTTATCCATTCTGGTATTAGCCGTACTGGGATTAATACCGGCGGCAACGTCAACCGGAATCGGTTCCGATGTACAACGTCCGTTGGCTACGGTAATTATCGGAGGATTGTTGAGTACGCTTGTTTTTGCACCGCTTATCATTCCGGCCTTGTATTACTGGATTCATCCAACGAAGAAAATTTAA
- a CDS encoding cysteine desulfurase has protein sequence MKKLDIQAVRADFPILSQTVNGKPLVYFDNGATAQKPKVVIDAITKYYEEINANIHRGVHTLSQLATDAYEVSRNTIQKHLNAKHNHEIIFTSGTTHGINLVANGFAALLQPGDEVMVSAIEHHSNIVPWQFLCERTGANLVVIPMNEKGELILSEFDRLLNDKVKIIAVNHISNALGTVNPIAEIIEKAHQVGAAVLIDGAQATPHLRPDVQELDCDFYVFSGHKVCGPTGVGILYGKESWLNRLPPYQGGGEMIKEVTFEKTTYADLPHKFEAGTPNIAGGIVLGTAIDYLNGIGFEAIEAYEQELLAYGTERLLEIEGVKIYGTGAHKASLISFNIEGIHPYDIGTIVDKLGIAVRTGHHCAQPVMNFFDIPGTVRASFAFYNTKEEIDIFVEAVKKAKQMLS, from the coding sequence ATGAAAAAACTAGATATTCAGGCCGTAAGAGCCGATTTTCCCATACTTTCTCAAACAGTAAACGGAAAACCGCTGGTCTATTTTGATAATGGCGCCACCGCCCAAAAACCGAAAGTGGTAATCGATGCGATTACAAAATATTACGAGGAAATCAATGCGAATATCCATAGAGGCGTGCATACCTTGAGCCAGTTGGCAACCGATGCGTATGAAGTGTCCCGTAATACGATTCAAAAACATCTGAATGCCAAACACAATCACGAGATTATTTTTACGTCGGGGACAACCCATGGAATTAATCTGGTGGCCAATGGTTTTGCCGCACTTTTACAACCGGGCGATGAAGTAATGGTTTCGGCTATCGAACACCATAGCAACATCGTGCCGTGGCAGTTTTTATGCGAGCGTACCGGTGCAAATTTGGTTGTGATTCCGATGAACGAAAAAGGAGAATTGATCCTTTCGGAATTCGACAGGTTGCTGAATGATAAAGTAAAAATCATTGCGGTAAATCATATTTCTAATGCGTTGGGAACGGTAAACCCAATTGCCGAAATCATTGAAAAAGCACATCAGGTTGGTGCAGCCGTTTTAATCGACGGTGCACAGGCGACGCCCCATTTACGTCCCGACGTACAGGAACTGGATTGCGATTTCTATGTGTTTTCCGGTCATAAGGTTTGCGGACCAACTGGAGTCGGAATCTTATACGGAAAAGAAAGCTGGTTAAACCGACTACCACCGTATCAGGGTGGAGGTGAAATGATCAAAGAAGTAACCTTCGAAAAAACAACTTACGCCGATTTACCGCATAAATTTGAAGCCGGAACACCCAATATCGCAGGCGGAATCGTTTTAGGAACCGCAATCGATTATCTGAATGGAATCGGGTTTGAAGCCATCGAAGCCTACGAACAGGAATTGTTGGCCTACGGAACCGAAAGATTATTGGAAATTGAAGGCGTAAAAATATACGGAACCGGAGCGCATAAAGCGTCGTTGATTTCGTTTAACATTGAAGGTATCCACCCGTACGATATCGGAACGATTGTCGACAAACTGGGAATTGCCGTACGAACCGGTCACCACTGTGCACAACCGGTGATGAATTTCTTCGATATTCCGGGAACGGTGCGCGCGTCGTTTGCGTTTTACAATACGAAAGAAGAAATTGATATCTTTGTAGAAGCTGTAAAAAAAGCAAAACAAATGTTATCCTAA